The nucleotide window ATCTTacatttttttagattaattagtaaattagtttattttacaaaaatgaaaaaatcacaaaaatagttcatgTTGCATTTTCActctttaatttcgaattttgtagttttttcttttaaattcggatttaattattttttgtaaatacCGTGCttgagtaattaatatttttgataagttaatttagttttaagattTATTCTAGGTTTtaagttttattttgaaaataaaaaggaatgaaaaagaaattgaaagggaaaaagaaaggaaGTAGTAAATGTCTGAATTTTGGGCATTCAAGTAAAATTCTCAGACCCAAGCGTTATTTTGCTCGTTACCCGCTTGAATCTAACTCAGCTCCACATCCATACCTCGCCCAAAGCCTTCAGCCCCCAAGATCCTAGGAACGATGCAGTATAGGAGTAGAACAGCGTCGTTTTGAGTTCAATATAGCTTTAACAAATCCTGGCCTTCATCTTGTTTCATCCGACGGCCCAGAACACTTCCTTCATTCCACTTAAATCGGTCCTAAAGCTTTAGAGACCAGTTCAGTCCAAACAGGCCCCCCCTTTTCGTTCacctctctcatctctctcataCACAACCCCTAGCGCAGCCCTAAGGAATTTCCTCCATTTTTACCGGCAGGGGAGCTCCGAATCACACCAAAGTTTCACCGGCCTCTCCCAAAAATAACATGTAGATCCGCCACTAGCGGTGACATTTGATGGGTAGCATTGAAAGAAATAATCTTTGCATAAATTTagtatacaacaacaacccagtaaaatttcatcagtggggtctggggagggtagagtgtacgcagaccttacccctatcccggagggggtagagagactgttttaaggagaccctcggctcagaggcAATAGATCTGTGGcaacaaaacccaaaaaaataaTATCAGCAACGTGAGAGacatcaaataaataaaaaagcagTAACACAAACATTATGCAAAAGTGTGAAACACAACATACATTGCTAACaatgtattgggaaaaattgagtttacatattgaagtgattgaaagatgacgtgtcatgacacgaagGTTGGTCAAAGAATGATGATTAGCAAAGagacacgagttgcaacagatacgagcagaggTACAAGTAGAGGCACGGCCAGTTATTCAAAAGACTCAACGCTCGTGCCTATTTATACCCAAAAatcaaggagaatgaatctgatagcacaagagagtacagatacaatatttaatactaaaaacgttagagaatctgtattaaattacaatgattatgtaacgcaacatttaatgcctttaattgtctataatgaccttattatgacaaaggcaaaacaTATATCTTTGAGATAACTATAAAAAGGAGAGAATGGATCATTTTTAAGGACACGAAAGATCATCTGAATATACtggtttactttgttttcttctgtctACCTTATTGTTAGCAAAATCACTTTCCTTTATTTagttttgattatcagtaacccgtgttcttctaaattaaagctttgaccgaaatttcactttttggttaaacaaacaAGGCTAGACAAAACCCTATCATACCCGTCGGCACAAAGAGGAAAACCGGGATAAAGAGGAAAACCGCTCGACTACTCTTAACCTACAAAcctaatgctcgacctctacaccttcctatcaagagccatgtccttGGAAATCTGGAgccgcgccatgtcctgtctgatcacctcgacccaatacttcttaggccgccctctacctcttctcgtacctcccaaagccaaccgctcacacctcctaaccggggcatctaTGCTACTCCTGTACACGTGCCCAAACCATCTAagtcgcgcttcccgcatcttgtcctccactgGAGCCACGCCCATCCTCTCCCGAATAtcctcattcctaatcttatccagcctagtgtgcccatacatccatctcaacatcctcatttctgttactttcattttctggatatgtaAATTCTTGACTGACCAgtactcagccccatacaacatggccgatCTAACCATTGCTCTATATATCCACATAAAGTTTAGTATATTGTTAACAATCATTGTTTGGTTCCTAGCTTTCTTTTTCACATACCTAATTTATATAAAAAAGTCTAAGtacattaatattttatatgAGATATAATCTAAAATAATATGTGAGTAATATATGGATTACCACGACTAAAATATCCTCATAGAGGTAACAatcttttttttatcaaaaaatttgaattatatatatattccctcagtataaatttatatttgtatGACATAATTTGACTCAACATATAGTTACAAAAGAAATAAAGagttttgaaacttgtgattttaaatatattataacaTTTGTGTAATCGTAAAACTTTTGAtacttaatttctttttaaacaTGCAATAATATTTGCATAGCGATAAAAGTTTCATTAAAAATGAAATGaataatttaaatttatattatttcaaaTAGAAAATGACTTATTAAAAAATAGTGTcgcacaaaataaaataaaataagtattaATTTTAATACAACAAAGCAAAATATCCAACAAAACTTATCACATTATAATATGTGGATTACATTCACTTAATTACTGATCCTCCTGCATAAAAACCACTCCCATAAACCCTCACCCAACCCCAACCCCCAAATAAAAAGGAAAGGACAAACACTCATCAAACTATCTGTATACATAAAAATGGAGCTTATCAATTAATGCTTTGCAGCATATTGGTTGATTAAGGCCAGTGCATTGCTAGTGACCTGAGCTAGATTAGCGATCCGGTTTCTAATCGAAGCCTTAATTCTACCATTTAAGGCCCGACCCGCAAACCCATCGGTACAAGTATTCTCATCGGTGATAGCAGCACTGACCCATGTCTCCACGTTGCTAATATGCCACAAGAAATCCTTCCCACGGCTATGGTCCACTTCCTTGAGCTCACTCACCGATTTGCTTAGCCGATCTACACTATCACTTGTCTCCTCTATGCAATCTTTAATAGCTGCGTATTCTCTGGGCTTTAATCCCTTGAATTTCAAGAGCTTGCTTACGAATCCCTTTGTGGATTGGGCTCTGTCCAGGCTTACGGACAAGGCTGTTTTGATTAGCTGTTCTTGGCTGTTCTTTATGGTTGGTGCGTAACCGGAAAGAGAAGCGACGCACAGATCGGGATACGTTGTGGGTTTGCAAGAGTTTTTGATGAAACTGGTGGCGGTATCCGCCGCGCCGGAGAGGTAGAAGAGAGAGAGCACAGCTGCAAGAAATAGAAGCTTTGCTGCGGCCATTTTTGTAAAGAATATTTTGGTTAATTTGATGCTGGAGAGGAACGGGTACTGTCTTTATAGAGAATATTGATTGGGTTCGAAAGGAGAGTTGGGTCCCGCCGATTGGCCCCATTTGCCCATACAATTTATGTACATTCTTATACCACATAGAAAACATTATTACCCTTAATGTTTAAAgtttgatataattacatttagtataccaAATTACCAATTCTATACCATAATGTATTTTAAGGGTACAATTAATGCAGCGTATATCCCTCCTTAATTCAAGGTACCGTATATCCCACCcctcccacgtttctctctcccaaaCCCTCACCCACATTTTACTCAAACACGTTCTTTTTACCTCTTTTTCCTCTTCTAAAACCACAGAAACATCGTTAACCCACCATTAAAGttcaatttaaatttttttcatcTACATTCAGTGAAAAAATGCTATGTCTTTTACGCCAAAACCCCACGCCTTACACTAGAAATAGGTCTTTGTTGGCAGCCTCGGGTTACAAAAACTTCATAAATGACAATGTCTTTTACTGTAGAGTAACTTTTAGTATGTACTTCTGTTTCATGCAAACCAATTGACTTAGTTGGCTAGTCAAGATCTTAAGAGCtccttattttcaattttttttttaatttaatctaTGACCACCGACTCCTTTTTAGTTATTTGCCATTTGTTTAACTAGAAAGAATTTCTCTGgcaattgtttttgtttttatctcTTTAGGGGTGTGGATGttgatttttaaatttaaaatggaTTTTCGACATAACtgtgttttttgcagaagatttgtagaagttttagttgtttttgatttgtgaaaacagaaaacaaagcatctacaattagaatacaaataatctacaatttatctacaaaatatctacaaactgggtacattgaattttaatatcccaattctcattcaattgtagcttaattggtattttcgacataattgcgtaTTTTGCAGAAaaatttgtagaagttttagtcgttttggatttgtgaaaacagaaaacaatgcatctacaatcagaatacaaataacctacaatttatctacaaaatatctacaaactgggtacattgaattttaatatcccaattcatatttcaattgtagcataattgggattttcgacataattgcattttttgcagaagatttgtagaagttttagtcctTTTGGATTTGCGAAAACAGAAAAcaatgcatctacaatcagaatacaaataatctacaatttatctacaaaatatttacaaactgggtacattgaattttaatatcccaattcccattttaattgtagcataattgaaattttcgacataattgcgttttttgcagaagatttgtagaagttttagtcgtttttgatttgtgaaaatagaaaacaaagcatctacaattagaatacaaataatctacaaaatatttacaaaatgggtacattgaattttaatatcacAATTCCCATTTGATTGTAGTTTAATTGGAATTTCGACATAATTGCCTTTTAAACAAAAGATTtatagaagttttagtcgtttttgatttgtgaaaacaaaaaataaattatctacaatcataatacaaataatatacaattcatctacaaaatatctacaaattggatatattgaattttaatatcccaattcccattcgatTGTAGTTTAATTGAGATTTTCGACTAGATATAATCTTAAAGATTCATTATAGTATTCTCAATTATAGATCAAGGGAAATATGTTAGAAAGCTACATCAAGTACTTTGTCGAGTTTGAAAAATACTACCTAGTGACATCAACTATTAGATTTGTCAACTTATTATTTTTCATGGAAAAAAATATAACGATATTTTCAGCTACAAGTTTAAGTGAGACTATAAGTAGAAAGATTAGGTGAAAATAGGAACAATTTTCAAAAGTCGGTCTCATACTCTATCTCTCTGATTATTCGCGTCATTTGATCTCTCaaacagaaaaaaataattaGAGATATCTAAATAAGGAATTTTAATGctacaatgattccttatttaatgaaATATGGAGGAATATTTAGTTCCAGATTTGTAGCACACCTAATTAGGAAGGAATCAACTCCTAATAAATGGTATTTAATGAATGGTCTAATATTTGTAGAATAACTGTGAACATGGCGGGTAAATATGAAACTATgcacatttttggtaataagatttcatatatggtataggaaggAAAAAGTCCCTTTCAGTATTAAGTTCAATATTTGTAAATGATCCTTTATATACCCTGAGGGATAGGTTTGATTCGTGGGATAAGGGATAATAATTTTTGAATAAAATGTGAAATTATATTATCTCGCGTTTGGTTATAGGTTTTAATTAGTTTGTACAATCTTTTGTACTAAAATTGTGGAATTAGCTATCGCATGCATAAGATGGGATAACTAACCTTATGTGATATTCTTGTCCATCTCATCTTcgtaaccaaacgacccctaatagGGTGAAAAAATTCTACATTATCGGTCACCTAAAAGTTTGCATGTAACGGTGAAATACTGAAAATTTCAgttgaaatatttcaagtaaaATAGTTGCTGTCACTCGCaagttttcactttttttttcatgtgagtttatttcttaaaaaaaaaaacgtTCACATACTCTTTTTAACTTTAAGTTAGAATTTTTTTTACCTTCAACTAAATATTATTCAAATGCCGACTAAAATAGGTCAAGGTGGTGGTCGAGGATTTGGCGTGTTTGCATTAGTATGTAGGGCAGGACGTATATACAGTGAAAAATGCATTAATCAAGCATGAATTTAAGGCTAGGTGTGGGGTGCGATAGTCATAGATATTAATGTGTATGCTAGGGGTATAATATGTATCAATGTGATGTACCCCGCTAGAGCGGAATTAGGCAAAATCTATTGACAATATGGGCAACTGACAATGACGCCCACACACATGTAATATCAGACCGGAGTTGAAATTTACAAGTATAACGTGAAATTC belongs to Nicotiana tabacum cultivar K326 chromosome 6, ASM71507v2, whole genome shotgun sequence and includes:
- the LOC107785790 gene encoding 21 kDa protein-like — its product is MAAAKLLFLAAVLSLFYLSGAADTATSFIKNSCKPTTYPDLCVASLSGYAPTIKNSQEQLIKTALSVSLDRAQSTKGFVSKLLKFKGLKPREYAAIKDCIEETSDSVDRLSKSVSELKEVDHSRGKDFLWHISNVETWVSAAITDENTCTDGFAGRALNGRIKASIRNRIANLAQVTSNALALINQYAAKH